Proteins encoded in a region of the Mucilaginibacter sabulilitoris genome:
- a CDS encoding helix-turn-helix domain-containing protein → MASTQPLRIKTISDYHRVMGLSKPEHPLVTIINFEKIRRLKGDEPINIVFDFYSIALKRNFNKKVKFGYGQQAYDFDEGIMFFIAPGQVFSIQTDEELKHTGRMLLVHPDFLWGTALVKKIKQYEYFSYSVHEALHLSDKEEVLLIGIMQNMAQELRSNIDKFSQDVIIAQLELLLTYGERFYQRQFITRKISNHQILDSLEEILTEYFNSDALLKKGLPTVGYIAEVLNLSPNYLSSLLKALTGLNTQQHIHEKLIEKAKEKLSTTSLSVSEIAYELGFEYPQSFSKLFKTKTQLSPVEFRLSFN, encoded by the coding sequence ATGGCAAGTACGCAACCACTCCGCATTAAAACAATTAGCGATTATCATAGGGTGATGGGACTTTCCAAACCCGAACATCCTCTTGTAACTATAATAAATTTCGAAAAAATCAGGCGCCTGAAAGGCGATGAGCCAATAAACATTGTATTTGATTTCTATTCTATCGCCCTTAAAAGAAACTTCAATAAAAAAGTAAAATTCGGCTATGGGCAGCAAGCCTATGATTTTGATGAGGGCATTATGTTTTTCATAGCTCCGGGGCAGGTTTTTTCAATACAAACCGATGAAGAATTAAAACATACGGGACGGATGTTACTCGTCCATCCCGATTTTCTTTGGGGTACCGCATTGGTAAAAAAAATAAAGCAGTATGAGTATTTCAGCTATTCGGTACATGAGGCCCTGCATCTTTCGGATAAAGAAGAAGTGTTGCTGATCGGTATTATGCAAAACATGGCGCAGGAACTTCGATCCAATATTGATAAATTTAGCCAGGACGTAATTATTGCCCAGCTTGAATTACTGCTCACATATGGTGAAAGATTTTACCAGCGTCAATTTATCACACGTAAAATAAGTAATCATCAAATACTGGATAGTTTGGAAGAAATCCTTACTGAATATTTCAATAGTGATGCTTTATTAAAAAAAGGATTGCCCACTGTGGGATACATTGCCGAAGTATTAAATTTATCACCAAACTATTTGAGTAGTTTATTAAAAGCGCTGACAGGTTTAAATACCCAGCAGCACATCCACGAAAAACTGATAGAAAAAGCGAAAGAAAAATTATCTACTACCAGTTTATCTGTCAGCGAAATTGCTTATGAATTGGGATTTGAATATCCCCAGTCATTCAGTAAACTGTTTAAGACAAAAACCCAGCTATCTCCGGTCGAGTTCAGGTTGTCATTCAATTGA
- a CDS encoding NmrA family NAD(P)-binding protein: MKITVLGSLGNIGKPLTLTLVQKGHSVTVISSNPKRQKDIEALGAAAAIGLIENVDFLTSAFTGADVVYAMIPPKNSVPDPMARHINLGNCLAQAIDQSGVKRVVYVSSYGAQLNKGTGLIVGHHHIENALNRLSGLETITHLRVTFIYYNLYAYVNMIKTTGVISANYGDDDRVVLVSPKDIAAASVEEIEANTTGKKIKYVASDERTCNEIARVLGKAIGKPDLKWVTITDEQMQNGMEANGVPAPVAARFVEMFGACHHGLLNEDYDLNKPENMGKIKLEDFAKEFAAAF; the protein is encoded by the coding sequence ATGAAAATTACAGTATTAGGATCTTTAGGAAATATCGGAAAACCACTCACATTAACGTTGGTACAAAAGGGACATTCGGTTACAGTTATCAGCAGTAATCCTAAAAGACAAAAAGACATTGAAGCACTTGGTGCCGCCGCCGCCATAGGTTTGATTGAAAACGTTGATTTTTTAACATCTGCTTTTACCGGGGCCGATGTGGTGTATGCCATGATACCGCCAAAAAATTCGGTACCCGACCCTATGGCGCGTCATATCAACTTAGGGAACTGCCTTGCACAAGCCATTGACCAATCGGGGGTAAAACGCGTGGTTTATGTAAGCAGTTATGGTGCGCAGTTAAACAAAGGTACTGGCCTGATTGTTGGTCATCATCATATTGAAAATGCGTTGAACCGATTATCTGGGCTGGAAACCATCACCCATCTTCGCGTCACTTTTATTTACTATAATTTATATGCTTATGTAAATATGATAAAAACTACTGGCGTTATCAGTGCAAATTATGGTGATGATGACAGGGTGGTATTGGTATCTCCAAAGGATATTGCCGCCGCGTCTGTTGAAGAAATAGAGGCTAATACCACTGGTAAAAAAATAAAGTATGTGGCCAGTGACGAACGTACCTGTAATGAAATTGCTCGGGTTTTAGGAAAGGCTATAGGCAAACCCGATTTAAAATGGGTAACGATTACCGACGAGCAAATGCAAAACGGTATGGAAGCAAATGGTGTACCTGCACCGGTTGCTGCTCGTTTTGTTGAAATGTTCGGCGCCTGCCATCATGGTTTATTGAATGAAGATTACGATCTGAATAAGCCCGAAAATATGGGTAAAATAAAGTTAGAAGATTTTGCAAAGGAATTTGCCGCCGCTTTTTAA
- a CDS encoding DUF2182 domain-containing protein has translation MAHQLQRKSLPGGKFTLPTAFIAICILTFFSGVLATAYFCNSMCCDMEMPGGWTMSMMWMRMPDQTWLASVAGFLIMWLAMMVSMMMPSALPMFLKTQRNWVSLCYMAFGYFTVWLAVGIALYAIGVTLATFAMQSELLSRAIPLLLGLLLILAGIMQFTPWKMSQLLRCRSSLGCDISFLQDEKSFRLGCRQGAACCICCTVPMTIQLALGIMNPLVMIIVAMIITAEKLLPRPKITARIIGFATIVLGLASIFFIHIY, from the coding sequence ATGGCGCATCAACTGCAACGTAAAAGCTTACCTGGCGGCAAATTCACATTGCCGACTGCATTTATCGCGATTTGTATTTTGACGTTCTTCTCTGGCGTATTAGCAACAGCTTATTTTTGTAACTCGATGTGCTGTGATATGGAAATGCCCGGCGGTTGGACGATGTCGATGATGTGGATGCGAATGCCCGACCAGACCTGGCTTGCCTCAGTTGCGGGTTTCCTGATCATGTGGCTGGCCATGATGGTATCCATGATGATGCCTTCTGCATTGCCGATGTTTCTAAAAACACAACGAAATTGGGTTTCCCTTTGTTACATGGCATTCGGTTACTTTACTGTTTGGCTGGCAGTTGGTATTGCTCTTTATGCCATCGGGGTAACATTAGCAACTTTTGCAATGCAGTCAGAATTATTGAGCCGTGCTATCCCCCTGCTTTTGGGCCTCCTGTTGATCCTCGCAGGTATAATGCAATTTACACCCTGGAAAATGTCTCAACTACTCCGGTGCCGTTCGTCATTAGGGTGCGATATTTCATTTCTTCAAGATGAAAAAAGTTTTCGGCTTGGTTGCAGACAAGGCGCAGCTTGTTGCATTTGCTGCACCGTTCCAATGACAATTCAACTGGCCCTGGGAATCATGAATCCGCTGGTAATGATCATCGTTGCTATGATCATTACTGCGGAAAAGCTTCTCCCCCGGCCTAAAATAACTGCCCGAATTATTGGATTTGCGACAATCGTTCTTGGCTTAGCAAGCATTTTTTTCATTCATATTTATTAG
- a CDS encoding DUF899 domain-containing protein has product MEKHKEAAENKSHKLVSENEWLADRIELLKAEKELTKQSDKVAQLRQQLPWVRVDKEYIFETDTGKASLADLFCGRSQLLIYHFMFGPDYKAGCPSCSAIADGFDGFAVHLANHDVMLSAVSRAPLVKLQEYKHRLGWSFPWASSYDSDFNFDFGVAMTEKQQREGTFEYNYQRESVFEWRPGQEGGGQDAEANFAAMCGTDVATFHRERPGMSTFVLDDGIVYHTYSTYARGLDGLWGMYQWLDRAPYGRNETGIWWKRHDEYNRESQDKDNSKDCCH; this is encoded by the coding sequence GTGGAAAAACATAAAGAAGCAGCAGAAAATAAAAGCCATAAGCTTGTTTCAGAAAATGAATGGCTGGCAGACCGAATTGAGCTGTTAAAAGCCGAAAAGGAACTTACAAAACAGAGCGACAAGGTAGCACAGCTACGCCAGCAACTGCCGTGGGTTCGGGTTGATAAAGAATATATTTTTGAGACCGACACGGGAAAGGCATCACTTGCAGATCTTTTTTGCGGACGTTCACAACTACTCATTTACCACTTCATGTTTGGACCGGATTATAAGGCCGGATGTCCTTCTTGCTCAGCAATTGCAGACGGGTTCGATGGTTTTGCAGTGCACCTGGCTAACCACGACGTAATGCTCAGCGCTGTGTCTCGGGCTCCACTCGTAAAGCTACAGGAGTACAAGCACCGCCTGGGCTGGAGTTTTCCGTGGGCATCTTCATATGACAGCGACTTTAACTTTGATTTTGGCGTTGCCATGACCGAGAAGCAACAACGGGAAGGTACATTTGAATACAACTACCAGCGCGAATCGGTGTTTGAGTGGCGACCAGGCCAAGAAGGCGGTGGCCAGGACGCAGAGGCTAATTTTGCTGCAATGTGCGGAACAGACGTGGCTACTTTCCACCGTGAAAGGCCAGGCATGAGCACATTTGTGCTGGATGATGGCATAGTTTACCACACCTATTCCACCTACGCACGCGGGCTTGACGGACTATGGGGCATGTATCAATGGCTCGACCGGGCTCCCTATGGACGGAACGAGACAGGCATCTGGTGGAAACGCCATGATGAGTATAACCGCGAATCCCAGGACAAAGACAACTCAAAAGACTGCTGCCATTGA
- a CDS encoding DUF2147 domain-containing protein, with protein MKFILFCVALLLPGAAFCQQAIPDITGTWKALSKVETKTTAGTVTGLDKEMYKTREKTYTFTATTVTITQGFGKHSEKLPLRVQSNQLFIGKPEKNKQPYVLSVSDKRLILTKTERKVKKGKTRIDTEVVTLEK; from the coding sequence ATGAAATTCATACTATTTTGCGTGGCGTTATTACTGCCCGGAGCTGCCTTTTGCCAACAGGCTATTCCTGATATTACCGGTACCTGGAAAGCCCTTTCAAAAGTTGAAACCAAAACAACCGCAGGAACGGTGACAGGTTTAGATAAAGAAATGTACAAAACCAGGGAAAAGACCTATACCTTTACTGCCACAACCGTAACAATTACCCAGGGCTTTGGTAAACACTCAGAAAAATTACCGCTCCGCGTTCAAAGTAACCAGTTGTTCATCGGTAAGCCGGAAAAGAACAAACAGCCTTATGTACTGTCGGTCAGCGACAAAAGATTAATATTGACCAAAACTGAGCGTAAAGTAAAGAAAGGTAAGACCCGGATTGACACCGAAGTGGTAACCTTGGAAAAGTAA
- a CDS encoding LytR/AlgR family response regulator transcription factor, with product MKILIIEDEARIAKRLARMARVYFEQQLTLTVCDTLSKGLAFIEHSSVDVLLLDLNLNGEDGFEVLEAMVARPFHTIIVSAYTDKAITAFSYGVLDFVPKPFDEGRLFQAFGRLNTKSKISDSGLKYLAVRKGGVIKMIEALQLNYIKGAGIYSELHLQDGNQELHNKSLDALEQLLPSGEFVRIHRSYIVSLKQVKKLMIEPGGKYAVHLTDGRLLPVGRSRYKQLRSKMI from the coding sequence ATGAAGATTTTGATCATAGAGGACGAGGCGCGGATAGCTAAACGGCTGGCCCGCATGGCCAGGGTATATTTTGAGCAACAACTAACGCTGACCGTGTGTGACACACTGTCCAAAGGCCTGGCATTCATTGAGCATTCGTCCGTTGATGTGCTGTTGCTGGATTTGAACCTGAATGGTGAAGATGGGTTTGAAGTGCTGGAGGCAATGGTAGCCCGGCCATTCCATACCATTATTGTTTCGGCTTATACAGACAAAGCTATTACCGCTTTTTCTTATGGCGTATTAGATTTTGTGCCCAAGCCATTTGACGAGGGCCGGTTGTTCCAGGCTTTCGGACGGCTGAACACCAAAAGCAAAATATCAGACAGTGGGCTAAAATACTTAGCTGTCAGAAAAGGCGGTGTGATCAAAATGATAGAGGCTCTACAACTAAACTACATTAAAGGGGCCGGTATTTACAGCGAACTTCACCTGCAGGACGGAAATCAGGAATTACATAACAAAAGCCTTGACGCGTTGGAACAACTCCTGCCGTCCGGGGAGTTTGTCCGGATCCATCGCTCGTATATCGTTAGCCTGAAACAAGTAAAAAAACTGATGATCGAACCGGGTGGTAAATATGCTGTTCACCTGACAGATGGCCGGTTACTGCCGGTGGGCCGGTCACGGTACAAACAACTGCGCAGCAAAATGATTTGA
- a CDS encoding histidine kinase: MQKWRIFLFLQLIVLAACHRDIRYDASDAVISQPDTAFTASVQIDLLEKKFSSSLGLQVHSFGAFVVYWDGIRVGQNGVPATTGQPEVPGTETSYYQIPDKLSGLGKHNVMIRGTQKYLLETERNVMAKPESYLKMLRQPLIELSLVNLMAGAFLIAAIYYTFLFANSRHKQRTTLLFAQICFLFFTLLAMEYLKYYIDIPYTQFYTRLIIVGWLTFAIAVLIPVYFAVHFDVPHKLPFIGILLAALVSIYILKYGHYDLTAHLYSLALWIASVLILLYALIKKQRGSVLVLCGFAVSMVINQYMFYDFGLYIAFTLILLCILYLQTLGAKQLEEAHHASLLLSSRLQLELIKKNIQPHFLRNTLTSLMDWVEESPAQGVLFIQALSQEFDVMNEIAERSLIPIRQEINLCRHHLSVMQFRKEVTYIWEDAGIQDDEVIPPAIIHTLLENGITHGIPSNGSSIRFLLTFLHADTHKQYTFEVFAENRVRSGRKSGNGFRYIEARLKESYGDRWNFTSEPFAGGWRSIIRIDL, from the coding sequence ATGCAAAAATGGCGTATTTTCCTGTTCCTGCAACTTATTGTTCTTGCCGCCTGCCACCGGGATATCCGGTACGATGCATCGGATGCAGTAATCAGCCAGCCAGATACCGCTTTCACTGCCAGCGTGCAGATTGATCTGCTGGAAAAAAAATTCAGTTCGTCCCTGGGCTTGCAGGTACATAGTTTTGGCGCCTTTGTGGTATACTGGGATGGCATTAGGGTTGGGCAGAATGGGGTGCCGGCTACTACGGGGCAGCCTGAAGTACCGGGCACGGAAACAAGCTATTACCAGATTCCAGATAAACTTTCGGGTCTCGGCAAACATAACGTAATGATCAGGGGCACCCAAAAATACCTACTGGAAACCGAGCGCAACGTGATGGCCAAACCGGAAAGCTATCTGAAAATGCTGCGTCAGCCGCTTATTGAACTATCCCTGGTCAACCTGATGGCAGGTGCCTTTCTTATCGCCGCTATCTACTACACGTTTTTATTTGCCAACAGCAGGCACAAGCAACGTACAACCTTGCTCTTTGCACAGATTTGCTTTCTATTCTTCACCCTGCTGGCCATGGAATACCTGAAATATTATATTGATATTCCCTATACACAGTTTTATACCCGCCTAATCATTGTCGGCTGGCTAACCTTTGCCATAGCCGTTCTCATCCCTGTGTATTTCGCAGTTCATTTTGATGTACCGCACAAGCTGCCGTTTATAGGCATATTGCTTGCTGCTTTGGTATCTATATATATTCTTAAGTACGGCCACTATGACCTGACAGCTCATTTGTACAGTCTGGCGCTATGGATCGCATCGGTATTGATCTTGCTATACGCCTTGATCAAAAAACAGCGGGGAAGCGTATTGGTACTGTGCGGCTTTGCAGTCTCTATGGTCATTAACCAGTATATGTTTTACGATTTCGGCTTGTATATCGCTTTCACGCTGATCCTGCTTTGCATCCTTTACCTGCAAACCCTCGGAGCAAAACAACTGGAGGAAGCGCACCATGCATCGTTACTGTTGTCTTCTCGCCTGCAACTGGAACTTATCAAAAAAAATATTCAGCCACACTTTTTACGTAATACCCTCACCTCCCTTATGGACTGGGTGGAAGAATCGCCTGCGCAGGGTGTTCTGTTCATCCAGGCGCTCTCGCAGGAATTTGACGTGATGAACGAGATCGCCGAACGTTCGCTTATCCCTATCCGGCAGGAGATCAACCTCTGCAGGCATCATTTGTCTGTTATGCAGTTCCGTAAGGAGGTTACGTATATATGGGAAGACGCGGGCATACAGGATGACGAAGTGATACCGCCGGCAATTATTCATACCCTGCTGGAAAATGGCATTACGCATGGTATTCCATCCAATGGCAGCAGCATACGTTTCCTGCTTACATTTTTGCACGCGGATACCCATAAGCAATATACCTTTGAGGTGTTTGCAGAGAACCGCGTAAGAAGCGGGCGCAAAAGCGGCAACGGCTTTCGTTATATTGAAGCGCGTTTAAAAGAAAGCTACGGCGACCGGTGGAACTTTACTTCGGAACCTTTTGCCGGAGGCTGGCGAAGTATAATCCGCATTGACTTATGA
- a CDS encoding TonB-dependent receptor: protein MRTILILFLFIWLNGPGAKAQILSGTLADSNTHHPVAYATVSLLNTEGKPALGTMTDEKGKFILKLNKAGVFVLNCSFVGYQLLTRSVTLAAGETDLGTLLLIPRARQLSEVTVSGQQLALRLQPDKKVFEVGKDVLSQNGSVSDALNGIPSVAVSPQGEVSLRGNTGVTVLVNGRRSGLTQGNALEQLQADQVERIEVITSPSARYDASGSAGIINIVLKKNKKSDLTDS from the coding sequence ATGAGAACGATCCTGATCCTTTTCCTTTTTATTTGGCTGAACGGGCCCGGTGCTAAAGCCCAGATCCTTAGCGGAACATTAGCCGACAGCAATACACATCACCCGGTTGCCTATGCCACAGTAAGCCTGCTGAATACGGAGGGCAAACCGGCTTTAGGCACTATGACCGATGAAAAAGGCAAATTCATACTAAAGCTAAATAAGGCAGGCGTTTTTGTGCTGAATTGCAGCTTTGTTGGATACCAGTTGCTTACCCGGAGTGTAACCCTTGCCGCAGGTGAAACCGATCTGGGCACCCTGTTGCTGATACCCCGCGCGCGCCAGCTAAGTGAAGTAACGGTTTCCGGTCAGCAGCTTGCATTGCGATTACAGCCTGATAAAAAAGTGTTTGAAGTAGGCAAGGATGTTCTTTCGCAAAACGGCTCTGTCAGCGATGCGCTGAACGGTATTCCCTCCGTTGCTGTCAGCCCGCAGGGCGAAGTTAGTTTACGAGGCAATACAGGTGTTACAGTATTGGTGAATGGGCGGCGTTCGGGGCTCACGCAGGGCAACGCTTTAGAGCAATTGCAAGCCGACCAGGTAGAGCGTATCGAAGTGATCACCAGCCCCTCGGCGCGTTATGATGCTTCGGGCAGTGCAGGTATTATTAATATTGTTCTGAAAAAAAATAAAAAGTCGGATTTAACGGACAGCTGA
- a CDS encoding outer membrane beta-barrel family protein, whose amino-acid sequence MRKSDYKGIYTTDQVTGTSSLTMRQDEKRHDDGKMLYLGADYFINDKRTMTAAYLWNGTHDHDKTILNYDYRSIAPDSALQRNGESWEQRNYNQLEYNYTQLFSLAKQKWTVDLQYDWWDSNKDWALATQKIYPVSFGYPNIRTNTRDANRDLLVQSDWAQPMGKEALLELGIKTENRHVQYDFFAQQQAGDDYLIYKGLNNGLDYSERIQSGYAQLGSKVGKLSYLGGVRLEITGIRTSGRDGQYQNRKDYVRLFPTLHLDYSLSTVSTLQVHYSRRISRPSLYQLSPYMELTDLNAQNTGNPDLNPAYSNLYESGFLYRSGTLTINPSLYVQDSEAPITDYTFRNSEGTFITLPVNITREIRQGFELNVMYNPANVLQLNADLNLYHFRQSGIYRDFDFGFSGGSSSGRFSAQWKLGKALSAQGRYYYNGPSATAQSRNRATQWVDFGISKNLLADRLSFIADVTNIFDSRRYHTTTTGPGYVFSTMSRFNGARYRLSIVYKFKGNSTVREAKTGNRD is encoded by the coding sequence ATGCGCAAGTCGGATTACAAGGGAATCTATACCACCGACCAGGTTACCGGCACAAGCAGTTTAACGATGCGGCAGGACGAGAAAAGGCATGACGACGGAAAGATGCTCTACCTCGGTGCCGATTATTTTATTAACGATAAGCGTACCATGACCGCAGCTTATCTCTGGAACGGGACACATGATCACGACAAAACAATACTGAACTATGATTATCGCAGTATAGCCCCCGACAGCGCCCTGCAACGGAACGGCGAATCATGGGAACAGCGAAACTACAACCAATTGGAATATAATTATACCCAGCTGTTTTCCCTTGCCAAACAAAAATGGACGGTTGACCTTCAATACGATTGGTGGGACAGTAACAAGGACTGGGCCCTGGCTACCCAAAAGATTTATCCAGTATCTTTTGGCTATCCAAACATCCGTACGAATACCCGGGATGCAAACCGCGACCTGCTGGTACAATCGGATTGGGCGCAGCCCATGGGCAAAGAGGCCTTGCTTGAACTGGGTATTAAGACCGAGAACCGTCATGTGCAGTACGATTTCTTTGCCCAACAGCAGGCCGGAGACGATTATCTGATCTATAAAGGCCTCAATAACGGATTGGATTATAGCGAGCGCATCCAAAGCGGGTATGCTCAACTGGGCAGCAAAGTAGGAAAGCTCAGCTATCTTGGCGGGGTTCGCCTGGAAATCACCGGCATCCGGACATCCGGCCGGGACGGGCAATATCAAAACCGTAAAGACTATGTACGTCTGTTCCCGACACTGCACCTGGATTATTCTCTGAGCACAGTTTCAACATTGCAGGTACATTACAGCCGTCGCATCAGTCGCCCATCGCTCTACCAGCTTTCTCCTTACATGGAATTGACGGATCTTAACGCACAAAATACCGGCAACCCCGATCTGAACCCTGCCTATTCAAACCTCTATGAGTCCGGGTTCCTGTACAGGAGCGGCACGCTAACAATTAACCCGTCCCTATACGTTCAGGATTCTGAGGCCCCTATAACAGATTACACCTTTCGTAATTCAGAAGGTACGTTTATTACGCTTCCTGTTAATATAACCCGTGAGATCCGGCAAGGTTTTGAGCTGAATGTAATGTATAATCCGGCGAATGTACTGCAACTCAATGCTGATCTTAACTTGTATCACTTCCGGCAATCGGGGATTTATCGTGACTTTGATTTTGGTTTTTCCGGCGGTTCTTCCTCAGGAAGGTTCAGCGCACAATGGAAGCTGGGTAAAGCGCTGAGCGCCCAGGGACGGTATTATTACAACGGCCCTTCGGCAACCGCGCAGAGTCGAAACCGGGCAACGCAATGGGTTGACTTCGGTATCAGTAAAAACCTGCTTGCTGACCGGCTTTCTTTTATAGCCGATGTAACCAACATCTTTGATTCCCGCCGTTACCACACCACAACCACGGGGCCGGGGTATGTATTTTCTACCATGAGCCGCTTTAATGGTGCCCGTTACCGCTTGAGTATAGTTTATAAATTCAAGGGCAATTCCACAGTACGCGAAGCCAAAACCGGTAACCGGGATTGA
- a CDS encoding alpha-L-arabinofuranosidase C-terminal domain-containing protein: MRKQLIYSLSAIVYVLLVLSWTSGRGNNQKKQLIFPGDSSSGKKALTGKAISRDLFGVFFEDLSYAADGGLYAELIQNRSFEYSPADRKGWNPLTAWEYTTQGYGYGTISVETISPISVNNPHYVVLNVEEEGKEGVGLINSGFDGIVVKAGEKYDFSVFLKQLSNKSIPVQVKLQGKKGVVYGEVTFAGQTNNWKKYTAAISVNQSDDSARLVIVAKAKGKLALDMVSLFPQKTFRNRANGLRPDIAQAIADLKPKFMRFPGGCLVHGDGLGNIYRWKNTIGPVEQRIEQRNIWNYHQSVGLGYYEYFQFCEDIGAKPVPVLAAAVSCQNSGGTWRIGGTGQRGLPLEEMKGYIQDILDLVEYANGPVTSTWGAKRAAAGHPKPFNLEYLGIGNEDKITPEFKERFKMIYDVVRIKYPQITLIGTVGPAPSGDDYERGWKFANQLAVPVVDEHYYEKPEWFLRNNLRYDAYDRSKSKVYLGEYASQGNKLFNALAEAVYMTGLERNGDVVKMASYAPLIARQNHTSWNPNLIYFSNTAVAPTVNYYVQQLFSTNQGDRYYSNIVSFPDQKGSRDSTQAASLVKDSKTGDFILKLVNAGSAITRAKVNLNGLGSVNPKANYTILTGAPGAENTFSNQDNIVPKTSNFEVKRSFLYDVPPYSLIIIRMKSR; this comes from the coding sequence ATGAGAAAACAACTTATTTACTCCCTTAGTGCAATAGTATATGTATTGCTGGTACTAAGCTGGACTTCAGGTAGAGGTAACAATCAAAAAAAACAGCTCATATTTCCCGGAGATTCATCTTCTGGCAAGAAAGCTTTAACTGGAAAAGCCATTAGTCGGGATTTGTTTGGGGTATTTTTTGAAGACCTGAGTTATGCTGCTGATGGAGGTCTTTATGCCGAGTTGATACAAAATAGATCGTTTGAATACAGTCCGGCTGACAGGAAAGGCTGGAACCCGCTTACTGCCTGGGAGTACACCACTCAGGGATATGGCTATGGAACGATCTCGGTAGAAACAATATCACCGATATCCGTAAATAATCCGCATTATGTGGTGTTGAACGTGGAAGAAGAAGGCAAGGAAGGGGTGGGTTTAATCAATTCTGGTTTTGATGGTATTGTAGTGAAAGCCGGTGAGAAATATGATTTTTCAGTTTTTTTAAAGCAGCTTTCTAACAAATCGATTCCGGTTCAGGTTAAGCTGCAAGGTAAAAAAGGAGTAGTATATGGCGAGGTTACTTTTGCTGGCCAAACTAATAATTGGAAAAAATATACCGCGGCGATTAGTGTAAACCAAAGCGATGACAGCGCCCGCCTGGTGATTGTTGCCAAAGCTAAAGGAAAACTGGCCCTGGATATGGTATCGCTTTTTCCTCAAAAAACTTTCAGAAATAGAGCTAACGGACTTAGGCCTGATATTGCCCAGGCCATTGCCGATTTGAAACCTAAGTTTATGCGTTTTCCTGGAGGTTGCCTGGTCCATGGTGATGGACTTGGAAATATATATCGTTGGAAAAACACTATAGGACCGGTTGAGCAACGTATTGAGCAACGGAATATATGGAATTACCATCAGAGTGTAGGTTTGGGTTATTATGAATACTTCCAGTTTTGTGAAGATATCGGAGCTAAACCCGTACCTGTTTTAGCCGCAGCGGTAAGCTGTCAAAATTCGGGTGGTACATGGCGCATAGGCGGAACCGGACAAAGGGGGTTACCTTTGGAGGAGATGAAAGGGTATATTCAGGATATTTTGGATTTGGTTGAATACGCTAATGGGCCTGTTACATCGACATGGGGAGCCAAAAGGGCCGCGGCAGGACATCCAAAACCATTTAATCTGGAGTATTTGGGTATAGGAAATGAAGATAAGATAACACCCGAATTCAAGGAACGGTTTAAGATGATCTATGATGTTGTTAGAATCAAATATCCCCAAATTACATTGATAGGCACTGTTGGCCCTGCGCCTTCGGGTGATGATTATGAACGGGGTTGGAAATTTGCCAATCAATTGGCTGTGCCTGTAGTTGATGAGCATTATTATGAAAAACCCGAATGGTTTCTGCGCAATAATCTTCGCTATGATGCTTATGATCGTTCAAAATCAAAAGTTTACCTGGGGGAGTACGCTTCCCAGGGTAATAAATTGTTCAATGCGCTTGCAGAAGCGGTTTATATGACTGGTCTTGAACGTAATGGAGATGTAGTGAAAATGGCCTCTTACGCTCCGCTTATTGCACGCCAGAACCATACATCCTGGAATCCCAACCTGATCTATTTTTCTAATACAGCTGTAGCGCCAACTGTTAACTATTATGTGCAGCAGCTGTTTTCTACCAATCAGGGCGATCGTTATTATTCAAATATTGTTTCATTTCCCGATCAAAAAGGGAGCCGGGATTCAACACAGGCGGCATCCTTGGTGAAAGATAGCAAAACAGGTGATTTTATTCTCAAACTGGTGAATGCGGGTTCTGCAATTACACGGGCAAAGGTAAATCTAAATGGTTTAGGGTCGGTTAATCCTAAAGCAAACTATACCATTCTGACGGGTGCGCCGGGGGCAGAAAATACTTTCTCAAATCAGGATAATATTGTTCCCAAGACATCGAATTTTGAAGTAAAGAGATCTTTTCTCTATGATGTGCCACCCTATTCACTCATTATAATCAGAATGAAATCAAGGTGA